A part of Streptomyces sp. NBC_01235 genomic DNA contains:
- a CDS encoding alpha/beta hydrolase → MKQITKKQVTSGAALAAGIGVILSLVAPATATASAQPLKWSKCEGSGLDPRQKCATVYVPMDYSDPDGRKIGIAVSRIASEKSGARRGALLLIPGGPGGSSLDEPSEKGQRLPQDVRDAYDLIGFAPRGNAPSAPVDCKLAHADLATSRLRPWPGPDGSISENMVTARRTADACARNGSELLRHISTADNARDIDRIRAALGERRISAWGVSYGSYIGAVYSELFPHRTDRVVLDSNLDPTGDFGRTQVARAWLAGFEQGVEDVFAEFARWASAPGNPDRVADTPAAVRSVLLGLAARLDRAPLPWPGANPEVLNGTTLRQSMLDSFYDPDQFPTLAQLIRAARQGTVPPPPPAPPEALLQNAAAVGAATICSDSAWPTSAAAYEKGVSQSRVKYPLTAGMPRNAMLCAAWPRPRQQPVRITGRGPANVLLVQNERDVATPLAGARKLRAALGDRAVLVTVNSTGHDAYLANGNACGDHIVSQFLSTGERPDHDVYCK, encoded by the coding sequence ATGAAGCAGATCACCAAGAAGCAGGTCACGAGTGGCGCCGCCCTGGCGGCCGGCATCGGCGTCATCCTCAGCTTGGTCGCGCCCGCCACGGCTACCGCATCGGCCCAGCCTCTCAAATGGAGCAAGTGCGAGGGGAGCGGGCTCGATCCTCGTCAGAAATGCGCGACCGTCTACGTGCCGATGGACTACTCCGACCCGGACGGCCGGAAGATCGGCATCGCTGTCTCCCGTATCGCGAGCGAGAAATCCGGGGCCCGTCGAGGGGCACTGTTGCTGATCCCCGGCGGACCGGGCGGCTCCAGCCTCGACGAGCCGTCGGAGAAGGGGCAGCGGTTACCGCAGGACGTGCGCGACGCCTACGACCTCATCGGGTTCGCTCCACGCGGTAACGCACCCTCGGCCCCCGTCGACTGCAAACTCGCCCACGCCGACCTGGCGACCTCCAGGCTGCGCCCCTGGCCCGGCCCCGACGGTTCCATCTCCGAGAACATGGTCACCGCACGCCGGACGGCGGACGCCTGTGCGCGCAACGGCAGCGAGTTGCTGCGGCACATCAGCACCGCGGACAACGCCCGCGACATCGATCGCATCCGGGCCGCGCTCGGCGAGCGGAGGATCTCCGCGTGGGGCGTCTCGTACGGTTCGTACATCGGAGCGGTCTACAGCGAGTTGTTCCCGCACCGCACCGACCGCGTCGTGCTGGACAGCAATCTGGACCCCACCGGCGACTTCGGCCGCACGCAGGTCGCCCGTGCCTGGCTCGCCGGGTTCGAGCAGGGCGTCGAGGACGTGTTCGCCGAGTTCGCGAGGTGGGCGTCCGCGCCCGGCAACCCCGACCGGGTGGCAGACACCCCGGCGGCAGTGCGGTCGGTCCTGCTCGGTCTCGCCGCGCGGCTCGATCGCGCACCGCTGCCGTGGCCCGGCGCCAACCCGGAGGTGCTCAACGGCACCACGCTGCGTCAGAGCATGCTGGACTCCTTCTACGACCCCGACCAATTCCCGACCCTGGCCCAACTGATCCGAGCGGCACGGCAGGGCACGGTGCCGCCCCCGCCGCCCGCACCGCCGGAGGCGCTGCTGCAGAACGCGGCCGCAGTCGGCGCGGCGACAATCTGCAGCGACAGCGCCTGGCCCACCTCGGCCGCCGCGTACGAGAAGGGTGTCTCCCAGAGTCGGGTGAAGTATCCGCTGACCGCCGGGATGCCGAGGAACGCGATGCTCTGCGCCGCCTGGCCGCGTCCCCGGCAACAGCCCGTGCGGATCACCGGCCGGGGACCGGCGAATGTTCTGCTCGTGCAGAACGAGCGTGACGTGGCGACCCCGCTCGCCGGCGCCCGCAAGCTCCGCGCGGCCCTGGGCGACCGCGCCGTCCTGGTGACGGTGAACTCCACCGGCCACGACGCCTACCTGGCCAACGGCAACGCGTGCGGTGACCACATCGTTTCGCAGTTCCTGTCCACGGGCGAGCGGCCGGACCACGACGTCTACTGCAAGTGA
- a CDS encoding antibiotic biosynthesis monooxygenase family protein, whose protein sequence is MSVVKINVLTVPAEQRETLEKRFAARAQAVENSDGFEWFELLRPVEGTDTYLVYTRWRDEESFQAWLEGPMKAAHRGGAEGERPKPAASASTLWSFEVVQQAAPKAE, encoded by the coding sequence ATGAGCGTAGTCAAGATCAATGTACTGACCGTCCCGGCGGAGCAACGGGAGACCCTCGAGAAGCGGTTCGCCGCCCGAGCCCAGGCCGTCGAGAACTCCGACGGCTTCGAGTGGTTCGAGCTTCTCCGCCCTGTCGAGGGCACCGACACCTACCTCGTCTACACGCGGTGGCGTGACGAGGAGTCGTTCCAGGCGTGGCTCGAAGGCCCGATGAAGGCGGCGCACCGGGGCGGGGCGGAAGGCGAACGGCCCAAGCCCGCGGCTTCCGCCTCCACCCTCTGGTCCTTCGAGGTGGTGCAGCAGGCAGCGCCCAAGGCCGAGTAG
- a CDS encoding polyprenyl synthetase family protein, with product MTEQVLHRVAGYEQWFNTLFEQYFDTLGVRLDAPSFSRFTPECLALVRDLSLRGGKRMRVVLLHEAARLVTAEPVEGLDAAALSIELLQTHGLVHDDLIDDSPTRRGGPSTYYAYRDRFPHHPRTALGLSVLAGDLALALSLRALLDAKVPVAMRQAMVEVQTRAAADTFVGQIVDMERDFMTAPDDDVLHCVADYKSARYSVLAPMQLGLLAAGEQPALFERELRRYARLVGICGQMRDDYLDLFGDAAVMGKPTGGDIRDGKHSYAVSALLSAVSGAERAVVEAALGDPSRTPETVTAVREIAEARGVAVTMQEAMRRHAERASAVAAGWRPRWREEAVTFFERLPQWSVERAM from the coding sequence ATGACCGAGCAAGTTCTCCATCGTGTTGCCGGATACGAGCAGTGGTTCAACACTCTCTTCGAGCAGTACTTCGACACGTTGGGCGTCAGGCTCGACGCGCCGTCGTTCAGCCGTTTCACCCCGGAGTGCCTGGCGTTGGTGCGGGATCTTTCCTTGCGCGGCGGCAAACGGATGCGGGTCGTCCTGCTTCACGAGGCGGCTCGCCTGGTGACTGCCGAGCCCGTCGAAGGACTCGACGCCGCGGCGCTGAGCATCGAGCTGCTGCAGACCCACGGCCTGGTCCACGACGACCTCATCGACGACAGCCCCACGCGCCGGGGCGGCCCTTCCACCTACTACGCCTACCGCGATCGCTTCCCCCACCACCCGCGGACGGCACTCGGCCTCAGCGTCCTCGCGGGCGACCTCGCACTCGCCCTGTCCTTGCGGGCCCTCCTCGACGCGAAGGTGCCTGTCGCGATGCGTCAGGCCATGGTCGAGGTACAGACACGGGCGGCGGCCGACACGTTCGTGGGCCAGATCGTCGACATGGAACGCGACTTCATGACGGCGCCGGACGACGACGTCCTGCACTGCGTGGCCGACTACAAGTCCGCCCGCTACTCGGTTCTCGCGCCCATGCAGCTCGGGCTGCTGGCAGCAGGTGAGCAGCCGGCGCTCTTCGAGCGGGAACTGCGCCGCTATGCGCGGCTGGTCGGGATCTGCGGGCAGATGCGCGACGACTACCTGGACCTGTTCGGGGACGCAGCCGTCATGGGCAAGCCGACCGGCGGCGACATCCGCGACGGAAAACACAGCTACGCCGTCAGCGCCCTGCTGTCCGCCGTGAGCGGCGCCGAACGTGCCGTGGTGGAAGCCGCGCTCGGCGACCCGTCCCGCACTCCGGAGACCGTCACCGCCGTACGGGAGATCGCCGAAGCCCGCGGTGTGGCGGTCACGATGCAGGAGGCCATGCGGCGTCACGCGGAGCGGGCTTCCGCGGTGGCCGCCGGGTGGCGGCCACGGTGGCGTGAGGAGGCGGTGACCTTCTTCGAGCGCCTGCCGCAGTGGAGCGTTGAGCGAGCCATGTGA